One genomic region from Natrinema caseinilyticum encodes:
- a CDS encoding TIGR01177 family methyltransferase — protein sequence MYLLELGGEDDAFAAREARSAATGVDRIAPGLAVARGIDPERVRGLAYTHRASELLGRGDADLASARAVLEAAAIDRTGSVAVRATDVHGSSDVRTERAERELGQLLVDRGFAVDLEEPDHLLRVVFSEGTVGDEERSTGSDALERVENETAAGEHASVCALGWLAAESVRDFGTRAPTDKPFFQPGSMDPLLARAVANVAGARPGATILDPMCGTGGVLVEAGLVGADVIGTDAQAKMAAGARENLAHFLGTDDPSPTGVSRGSWHVGRGDATRLALVDDAVDGVVFDAPYGRQSKIDTHRLEDLVAGALAEAHRIAPRAVVIADRSWREEARAAGWQLESAFERRVHRSLTRYVMVLERRAGGSDRLGPDRRDALTSGSE from the coding sequence GTGTATCTGCTCGAGTTGGGCGGCGAGGACGACGCGTTCGCGGCCCGGGAAGCCCGAAGCGCGGCGACCGGCGTCGATCGAATCGCACCCGGCCTCGCCGTCGCGCGCGGAATCGATCCGGAGCGCGTCCGCGGCCTCGCCTACACGCACCGCGCGAGCGAACTCCTCGGACGGGGCGACGCCGATCTCGCGAGCGCCCGCGCCGTCCTCGAAGCCGCTGCGATCGACCGAACCGGATCGGTCGCGGTGCGCGCGACCGACGTCCACGGCTCGAGTGACGTACGCACCGAGCGTGCGGAACGCGAACTGGGCCAGCTTCTGGTCGATCGCGGCTTCGCCGTCGACCTCGAGGAACCGGATCACCTCCTGCGGGTCGTCTTCTCGGAGGGCACGGTCGGAGACGAGGAGCGAAGTACGGGGTCCGACGCGCTCGAGCGAGTCGAGAATGAGACGGCCGCGGGTGAGCACGCCTCCGTCTGCGCTCTCGGCTGGCTCGCAGCCGAGAGCGTCCGCGATTTCGGGACTCGAGCGCCGACGGACAAACCGTTCTTCCAGCCCGGGAGTATGGACCCACTGCTCGCGCGGGCCGTCGCGAACGTCGCCGGTGCTCGGCCGGGGGCGACGATTCTGGACCCGATGTGTGGAACCGGCGGCGTGCTCGTCGAGGCCGGCCTCGTCGGCGCTGACGTGATCGGCACCGACGCGCAGGCGAAGATGGCCGCCGGCGCACGCGAGAATCTGGCGCATTTCCTCGGGACCGACGACCCGTCGCCGACCGGCGTCTCGCGGGGCTCGTGGCACGTCGGTCGCGGCGACGCGACGCGGCTGGCGCTGGTGGACGACGCCGTCGACGGCGTCGTCTTCGACGCGCCCTACGGCCGACAGTCGAAAATCGACACCCACCGACTCGAGGACCTCGTCGCCGGTGCCCTCGCCGAGGCCCACCGGATCGCGCCGCGGGCGGTCGTGATCGCGGATCGGTCGTGGCGCGAGGAAGCGCGAGCGGCCGGCTGGCAACTCGAGTCGGCGTTCGAGCGCCGCGTGCATCGATCGCTGACGCGGTACGTGATGGTGCTCGAGCGGCGAGCGGGAGGATCCGATCGTCTCGGACCCGACCGACGAGACGCGCTCACGAGCGGGTCGGAATAG
- a CDS encoding AAA family ATPase yields MDAPLWTETHAPELAELPQDDAREYLQRAVEEPINLLLQGPPGSGKTAAARALARAAHDDPDNDYVEINVADFFGRTKTEITNDPRFEHFLTGRSSMSKRDMINHVLKESASYAPVSGGYTTILLDNAEDVREDFQQALRRIMEQHHRTTQFIVATRQPTKLIPPIRSRCFPVSFRAPTSEETVAVLERIVEKEAVDYDADGLEFVAGYADGNLRQAILAAQTTVEDAGELTMSAAYETIGEVGLDDEIESMLDDAEAGAFTDARKTLDDLLVDEGLDGEEILDAILRIGRKRYQGRRLARIHRLAADVEFEMTEGTSDRIHVSHLLAELGREA; encoded by the coding sequence ATGGACGCGCCGCTGTGGACCGAAACCCACGCGCCCGAACTGGCCGAGTTGCCACAGGACGACGCTCGCGAGTACCTACAGCGAGCGGTCGAGGAGCCGATCAATCTCCTCTTACAGGGTCCACCCGGGAGCGGAAAGACGGCGGCGGCGCGCGCGTTGGCCCGGGCCGCTCACGACGACCCGGACAACGATTACGTCGAGATCAACGTCGCCGACTTCTTCGGGCGGACCAAGACCGAGATCACGAACGACCCCCGCTTCGAACACTTTCTCACGGGTCGCTCCTCGATGTCGAAACGGGACATGATCAACCACGTCCTCAAGGAATCCGCGAGCTACGCGCCCGTTTCAGGGGGATACACCACGATCTTACTGGACAACGCCGAGGACGTCCGGGAGGACTTCCAGCAGGCTCTGCGGCGAATCATGGAGCAACACCACCGAACGACGCAGTTCATCGTCGCCACGCGCCAGCCGACCAAGCTCATCCCGCCGATTCGCTCGCGGTGTTTCCCCGTCTCGTTTCGCGCGCCGACCAGCGAAGAGACCGTGGCCGTCCTCGAGCGAATCGTCGAGAAAGAAGCCGTCGATTACGACGCGGACGGCCTCGAGTTCGTGGCGGGCTACGCCGACGGCAACCTCAGGCAGGCGATCCTCGCGGCGCAAACGACGGTCGAGGACGCGGGTGAACTGACGATGAGCGCGGCCTACGAAACGATCGGCGAGGTCGGCCTGGACGACGAGATCGAGTCGATGCTAGACGACGCCGAGGCCGGCGCGTTCACCGACGCTCGCAAGACGCTTGACGATCTGCTCGTCGACGAGGGGTTGGACGGTGAGGAGATCCTCGATGCGATCTTGCGCATCGGGCGCAAGCGCTACCAGGGTCGGCGCCTCGCACGGATCCACCGGTTGGCCGCGGACGTCGAATTCGAGATGACCGAAGGGACGAGCGACCGGATTCACGTCTCGCACTTGCTGGCGGAACTCGGCCGCGAGGCCTGA
- a CDS encoding DUF7282 domain-containing protein — protein MSSRQTFGTVKRLGAILIAVVIVAAAGIVVGQAPEIFGVEEEPEASITFEDQQGNGSSVTIREVSLSDGGYVVVTDGGDEPLAVSERLEAGTHENVTIDRVDDVSRELIGQLTATVHQDTSDGEDYAYESSDGEEDQPYLDDGFPVSDTATVTTSGETALGNSFLVESIDAPAAATTNETIEVNARIRNPTEFQTQQPVEVRIDGAVIERQVLELDGGEARNVTFQTDTNGAPPGNRTIGVYTENDGAVAWIDLEFHTDPSVAITDASNESVTVSAAIPERGFVALERNGTVLATSDELDPGEHENVTVDVPADASVAETDELTATLYAGSPGAVDAASPIVFGGEPVRTTFTIAEASGDESGDGGSGSGNGSNGG, from the coding sequence ATGAGTTCGAGACAGACGTTCGGCACGGTCAAGCGACTCGGCGCGATCCTGATTGCGGTCGTAATCGTCGCCGCTGCCGGTATCGTCGTCGGCCAGGCGCCGGAAATCTTCGGCGTCGAGGAGGAACCGGAGGCCTCGATCACGTTCGAAGACCAGCAGGGCAACGGCTCTTCCGTCACGATTCGGGAGGTCTCCCTCTCTGACGGTGGCTACGTGGTCGTCACCGACGGCGGCGACGAACCCCTGGCCGTCTCCGAGCGTCTCGAGGCGGGAACCCACGAAAACGTCACTATCGATCGAGTGGACGACGTGTCGCGCGAGCTGATCGGTCAGTTGACGGCGACGGTCCACCAGGATACGTCCGACGGCGAGGACTACGCCTACGAGTCGAGCGACGGTGAGGAAGACCAGCCGTATCTCGACGACGGGTTCCCGGTCAGCGACACCGCGACGGTGACGACGTCCGGCGAGACCGCGCTCGGCAACTCGTTCCTCGTCGAATCGATCGACGCACCCGCGGCGGCGACGACCAACGAGACGATCGAGGTGAACGCACGGATCCGGAACCCGACCGAGTTCCAGACGCAGCAACCGGTCGAAGTCCGCATCGACGGTGCCGTCATCGAGCGACAGGTGCTGGAACTCGACGGCGGCGAGGCGCGCAACGTGACCTTCCAGACGGATACGAACGGCGCGCCACCGGGCAACCGGACGATCGGTGTCTACACCGAAAACGACGGCGCAGTCGCGTGGATCGACCTCGAGTTCCACACCGATCCGAGCGTCGCGATCACCGACGCGAGCAACGAGAGCGTGACCGTGTCGGCTGCGATTCCGGAACGCGGGTTCGTCGCGCTCGAGCGAAACGGGACCGTCCTCGCCACGAGCGACGAACTCGATCCCGGCGAGCACGAAAACGTCACCGTCGACGTGCCGGCGGACGCCTCGGTCGCGGAGACCGACGAGTTGACGGCGACGCTCTACGCGGGGTCACCCGGGGCCGTCGACGCGGCCTCGCCGATCGTGTTCGGCGGCGAGCCCGTGCGAACGACGTTTACGATCGCCGAGGCGTCCGGCGACGAATCCGGAGACGGTGGCTCCGGATCGGGGAACGGTTCGAACGGCGGGTAG
- the rnz gene encoding ribonuclease Z has translation MPLRVTFLGTAGAIPTTERNPSSVFVAREGEELLFDAGEGTQRQMMRFGTGFSVSQLFVTHLHGDHVLGIPGLLQTMDFNDREEPLSIHTPHGTRRQLKSLVTTLGNRPSFPVRIDEVGDGDVAYRAEEYEVRAFETDHDTRSVGYALVEDERKGRFDRERAEELGVPVGPEFSTLHEGDPVELEDGTVVRPEQVVGDPRPGRSIVYTGDTRPSEATVDVVDDPDLVIHDATFADDRADRATATAHSTARQAAEIATRAGADRLALLHLSSRYAGYTADHERQAREVFESAAFVPDDGDQLEIPYPDG, from the coding sequence ATGCCACTGCGCGTGACGTTTCTGGGGACGGCCGGCGCGATTCCGACGACGGAGCGGAACCCGAGCAGCGTCTTCGTCGCTCGCGAGGGCGAGGAGCTGCTGTTCGACGCCGGGGAAGGGACCCAGCGCCAGATGATGCGGTTCGGAACGGGGTTTTCCGTCTCGCAGTTGTTCGTCACGCACTTACACGGCGATCACGTCCTCGGAATTCCGGGCTTGCTCCAGACGATGGATTTCAACGATCGCGAGGAGCCGCTTTCGATTCACACCCCACACGGCACGCGTCGGCAGCTCAAATCGCTCGTTACCACCCTCGGAAACCGCCCGTCGTTTCCGGTCCGAATCGACGAAGTCGGCGACGGGGACGTCGCGTACCGCGCCGAGGAATACGAGGTTCGCGCGTTCGAGACCGACCACGACACCCGCTCGGTCGGCTACGCCCTCGTCGAGGACGAGCGCAAGGGCCGGTTCGACCGCGAACGCGCCGAGGAACTCGGCGTTCCGGTCGGCCCGGAATTCTCGACGCTCCACGAGGGCGATCCGGTCGAACTCGAGGACGGCACGGTCGTCCGTCCCGAACAGGTCGTCGGAGACCCCCGTCCCGGTCGGTCGATCGTCTACACCGGCGATACCCGCCCCTCCGAGGCGACGGTCGACGTCGTCGACGACCCGGACCTGGTGATCCACGACGCGACGTTCGCCGACGACCGCGCCGATCGGGCAACCGCGACCGCCCACTCGACGGCCCGACAGGCGGCCGAGATCGCGACCCGCGCCGGCGCCGATCGGCTCGCATTACTGCACCTGTCCTCGCGGTACGCGGGCTACACCGCGGATCACGAACGCCAGGCTCGCGAGGTCTTCGAGAGCGCGGCGTTCGTCCCCGACGACGGCGACCAACTCGAGATTCCGTATCCCGACGGGTGA
- a CDS encoding DUF460 domain-containing protein, translating to MSTRTSALDAVVFGVDIQSGDVRGDAPSYALAVYDGDDVARDVVSHRKLRRLIDDEVPAIVATDNMYELAADKDQLIHFLGSLPADTRLVQVTGAEQPEPLSRVAKRHGIPYGKDPMKEAEAAARLAAHNVGHEVSAFTDTTEVKVSRGRSTGSGGWSEDRFTRRIHGSVKRRSREVESELEDANLEYEKDVRESYGGYANAVFTVQARPSDIPVSRNRSGDVRVEIERERRDGIEFRPLAKRRDHVVVGIDPGTTTAVAIVGLEGKVLDVWSSRTSDTAEVIEWIVERGRPIIVAADVTPIPETVEKFRRSFDAAGWTPDRDLPIDEKQHRTRDHPYDNDHQRDAMAAALYAVDAHADQFERIADKLPPGIDRGEVTARVVAGEESVEAVLRDLTDDDSGGDDESTHHEPRELTAEEKRIKDLERQVERLQSHVERLEGRIEDRDDRIDELETELSTARRQERTEVRRDREVSRLERKANRLERERDDARDEVETLEKKVERMKALWKLDHSNFSDVSAKKEGLVPVKVVEKFTKGAIREADEQYGIAAGDVVYIRDASGAGRSTAELVAEFDPRVILKDGGLSEIADEILFDAEIPVGPADDVAMQEVDELAVAREDDVDAVVDDWHERARDRKLDRKAAMVDQLISEHRAGDNEV from the coding sequence GTGAGTACGCGAACGAGTGCGCTCGATGCGGTCGTCTTCGGTGTCGACATTCAGAGCGGTGACGTGCGTGGCGATGCACCATCGTACGCACTGGCGGTCTACGACGGCGACGACGTCGCGCGTGACGTCGTCTCCCACCGAAAACTCAGACGGTTGATCGACGACGAAGTGCCGGCGATCGTCGCGACGGACAACATGTACGAACTGGCGGCCGACAAGGATCAACTCATCCACTTCCTCGGGTCGCTGCCCGCGGACACCCGTCTCGTCCAGGTGACCGGCGCCGAACAACCCGAACCGCTCTCTCGCGTCGCGAAACGGCACGGAATTCCCTACGGAAAGGATCCGATGAAAGAGGCCGAGGCCGCCGCCCGGCTCGCCGCCCACAACGTCGGCCACGAGGTCTCCGCGTTCACCGACACCACGGAAGTCAAGGTTTCACGCGGCCGCTCGACCGGGAGCGGCGGCTGGAGCGAGGACCGCTTTACCCGACGCATCCACGGCTCCGTCAAGCGCCGCTCCCGCGAAGTCGAATCCGAACTCGAGGATGCGAACCTCGAGTACGAAAAGGACGTTCGCGAATCCTACGGCGGCTACGCAAACGCCGTCTTCACCGTCCAGGCCCGGCCCAGCGACATCCCAGTCTCGCGCAATCGATCGGGCGACGTCCGCGTCGAAATCGAACGGGAACGTCGCGACGGCATCGAATTCCGCCCGCTCGCCAAGCGCCGCGACCACGTCGTCGTCGGGATCGATCCCGGGACGACGACCGCCGTCGCAATCGTCGGCCTCGAGGGGAAGGTGCTCGACGTCTGGAGTTCGCGCACGAGCGACACCGCCGAGGTGATCGAGTGGATCGTCGAACGCGGCCGGCCGATCATCGTCGCGGCCGACGTCACACCGATCCCCGAGACCGTCGAGAAATTCCGCCGGAGCTTCGACGCCGCGGGCTGGACGCCCGACCGGGACCTGCCGATCGACGAGAAACAGCACCGAACCCGCGACCATCCCTACGACAACGACCACCAGCGCGACGCGATGGCCGCCGCGCTGTACGCCGTCGACGCCCACGCCGATCAGTTCGAGCGGATCGCCGACAAACTCCCGCCGGGCATCGATCGCGGCGAGGTCACCGCCCGCGTCGTCGCCGGCGAAGAGAGCGTCGAAGCAGTTCTGCGGGACCTGACCGACGACGATTCCGGGGGCGACGACGAGTCCACCCACCACGAACCGCGCGAACTCACCGCGGAAGAAAAGCGGATCAAGGACCTCGAGCGTCAGGTCGAGCGCCTCCAGTCGCACGTCGAGCGACTCGAGGGCCGCATCGAAGACCGCGACGATCGCATCGACGAACTCGAGACCGAACTCAGTACCGCCCGCCGACAAGAGCGAACGGAGGTCCGTCGGGATCGCGAGGTGAGCCGCCTCGAGCGGAAGGCAAACCGGCTCGAGCGCGAGCGCGACGACGCCCGGGACGAGGTCGAAACCCTGGAAAAGAAAGTCGAGCGGATGAAGGCGCTCTGGAAGCTCGATCACTCGAACTTCAGCGACGTCTCGGCGAAGAAGGAAGGGCTGGTTCCGGTCAAAGTCGTCGAGAAATTCACCAAGGGCGCCATCCGCGAGGCGGACGAACAGTACGGCATCGCCGCCGGCGACGTCGTCTACATACGGGATGCGAGCGGCGCGGGTCGGTCGACAGCCGAGCTCGTGGCGGAGTTCGACCCCCGCGTCATCCTGAAGGACGGCGGCCTCTCGGAGATCGCCGACGAAATCCTCTTCGACGCCGAAATCCCGGTCGGTCCCGCAGACGACGTCGCCATGCAAGAAGTGGACGAACTCGCCGTCGCTCGAGAGGACGACGTCGACGCGGTCGTCGACGACTGGCACGAGCGCGCGCGAGATCGAAAACTGGACCGCAAAGCCGCGATGGTCGACCAGCTCATCAGCGAACACCGGGCGGGCGACAACGAGGTGTAG
- a CDS encoding DUF7470 family protein — translation MLQSLDALGVAGIVVLLAGIALIASQSLLIAIGMALIVAGLGLLVRSLISGMLRNFGMF, via the coding sequence ATGTTGCAATCGCTCGACGCGCTCGGCGTCGCCGGTATCGTCGTTCTGCTCGCCGGTATCGCCCTCATCGCATCCCAGAGCCTGTTGATCGCCATCGGGATGGCGCTCATCGTCGCCGGGCTCGGCCTGCTGGTCAGATCGTTGATCTCCGGGATGCTCCGGAATTTCGGGATGTTCTGA
- the eif1A gene encoding translation initiation factor eIF-1A, which produces MSDDGNGGRKNLRMPEDDEVFATVTNMLGANRVTVRCADGKERTARIPGKMQKRIWIREDDVVLVEPWDWQDEKADITWRYEKSDADQLRREGHIQ; this is translated from the coding sequence ATGAGCGACGACGGGAACGGCGGTCGGAAGAACCTCCGGATGCCCGAGGACGACGAGGTCTTCGCGACCGTCACCAACATGCTCGGGGCGAATCGGGTGACAGTACGCTGTGCCGACGGCAAAGAACGCACCGCGCGGATCCCCGGCAAGATGCAAAAACGCATCTGGATCCGCGAGGACGACGTCGTCCTCGTCGAACCCTGGGACTGGCAGGACGAAAAGGCCGATATCACCTGGCGCTACGAGAAGAGCGACGCCGACCAACTCCGGCGCGAAGGCCATATCCAGTAA
- a CDS encoding pyridoxal-phosphate-dependent aminotransferase family protein translates to MTTKHEYKGDYPDKTLYIPGPTEVREDVIESMCEPMFGHRMDRMTDLYTTIVEDTKEFLETDNDVVILTGSGTEFMESSILNLVDENVLCTTCGSFSERQANVAERLGKSVDTLEYEWGRAVKPEDVREALDESDTDYDAVTCVMNESSTGVRNPVEEIGDVVADYPDTYFVVDAVSSLGGDYVDIDAHGIDVIFTSVQKAFAMPPGLAVCVVSEDAYERELESDSASWYGGFQRTIDYYERKGQTHSTPAIPIMLAYRTQMKHMLSEGHDARDQRHREMAEYTREWAREHFDMFPEEGYESQTVSCIENTQGIDVAETIDAVSEEYDMVFSNGYGSALGEQTFRIGHMGEHDVESIRELTDAIEDVAGL, encoded by the coding sequence GTGACCACGAAACACGAATATAAAGGCGACTACCCCGACAAGACGCTGTACATTCCGGGCCCGACCGAGGTGCGCGAGGACGTCATCGAGTCGATGTGCGAGCCGATGTTCGGCCACCGGATGGACCGGATGACGGACCTGTACACGACCATCGTCGAGGACACGAAGGAGTTCCTCGAGACCGACAACGACGTCGTGATCCTCACGGGGTCGGGGACCGAGTTCATGGAGAGTTCGATCCTCAACCTCGTCGACGAGAACGTCCTCTGTACCACCTGCGGCAGCTTCAGCGAGCGCCAGGCCAACGTCGCCGAACGGCTCGGCAAATCCGTCGACACCCTCGAGTACGAGTGGGGGCGGGCGGTCAAACCCGAGGACGTGCGGGAGGCACTGGACGAAAGCGATACCGACTACGACGCCGTCACCTGCGTGATGAACGAGAGTTCGACCGGCGTCCGGAACCCCGTCGAGGAGATCGGCGACGTCGTCGCCGACTATCCGGACACGTACTTCGTCGTCGACGCCGTCTCCTCGCTGGGCGGGGACTACGTCGACATCGACGCCCACGGCATCGACGTCATCTTCACCTCGGTGCAGAAGGCCTTCGCCATGCCGCCGGGACTGGCGGTCTGCGTCGTCAGCGAGGACGCCTACGAGCGCGAACTCGAGAGCGACTCGGCGTCGTGGTACGGCGGGTTCCAGCGGACGATCGACTACTACGAGCGGAAGGGCCAGACCCACTCCACGCCGGCGATTCCGATCATGCTCGCCTACCGCACACAGATGAAACACATGCTCTCCGAGGGCCACGATGCGCGCGATCAGCGCCACCGGGAGATGGCCGAGTACACGCGCGAGTGGGCACGCGAGCACTTCGACATGTTCCCCGAGGAGGGCTACGAATCGCAGACGGTCAGCTGTATCGAGAACACGCAGGGCATCGACGTCGCGGAAACCATCGACGCCGTCTCCGAGGAGTACGACATGGTCTTCTCGAACGGGTACGGATCGGCGCTCGGCGAGCAGACGTTCCGCATCGGTCACATGGGCGAACACGACGTCGAGTCGATCCGGGAACTGACCGATGCGATCGAAGACGTCGCCGGGTTGTAA
- a CDS encoding cupredoxin domain-containing protein, with the protein MARDNAVSRRTALKLTGAAASTALVAGCSSGGNGNGNGNGNGNGNGNGNGNGSGSEPVAIEAGAKIMFKATSANKWEGKSPSGIEGQVNPTLKLTEGETYEIGWDENGGSVAHNIAIFNDSDEQVAGPTDVVSEPGEDQILEFTASSGVVEYACIPHRTQGMKGSIQVE; encoded by the coding sequence ATGGCACGAGACAACGCAGTTTCACGGCGGACAGCACTGAAGCTGACGGGCGCGGCCGCGTCGACCGCGCTCGTCGCCGGCTGTAGCAGTGGTGGCAACGGCAACGGAAACGGCAACGGCAACGGGAACGGAAACGGCAACGGAAACGGCAACGGTAGCGGCAGTGAACCCGTCGCAATCGAAGCCGGTGCGAAGATCATGTTCAAGGCCACTTCGGCCAACAAGTGGGAGGGCAAGTCGCCGTCCGGAATCGAAGGCCAGGTGAACCCGACGCTCAAGCTCACCGAGGGCGAAACCTACGAAATCGGCTGGGACGAAAACGGCGGCTCCGTGGCCCACAACATCGCGATCTTTAACGACAGCGACGAACAGGTCGCGGGTCCGACGGACGTAGTCTCGGAACCTGGTGAGGACCAGATTCTCGAGTTCACCGCCTCGAGTGGCGTGGTCGAATACGCCTGTATTCCCCACCGTACTCAGGGAATGAAAGGCAGCATTCAAGTCGAATAA
- a CDS encoding MFS transporter, whose product MSSSDRDRIVLAALVFAVLFSQVLLYPGVATLVQTLGADGATSAFAATALDASMWFLVAEFAAYVAFVGVWGLASDATGRRRPFIVAGALTGAVGYAALAAVPVFGAIPFAGVLLLRVFQGAMTIGAFSLTMTMLMDLEGGHGRNMGAAGIAIGLGAALGAPVGGQLTELAPVAPLLVAAALLVSVGALVSFVGERAPDERRTARALVEGVRRRPTLSIPYAFGFVDRLTAGFFALVGTLYFQEAFGLEAGTTGLMLACFFAPFALLQYPMGALSDRIGRTVPIVVGSVCYGAGILAVGAAPSVATAALAMVGVGVLGALVAPATMALVSDLAEDRERGLAMAGFNIAGSLGFIGGFLLGGTVAGRYGYELAFLVVGGLEIAIAVVTVPVFLRLSLGGPDRLQTGDGGDV is encoded by the coding sequence GTGTCCTCGAGTGATCGCGATCGGATCGTCCTCGCCGCCCTCGTATTCGCGGTGTTGTTCTCGCAGGTGTTGCTCTATCCGGGCGTCGCCACACTCGTGCAGACGCTGGGTGCCGACGGCGCGACATCGGCGTTCGCGGCGACCGCGCTCGACGCTAGCATGTGGTTCCTGGTCGCCGAGTTCGCTGCCTACGTCGCGTTCGTCGGTGTCTGGGGCCTGGCCAGCGATGCGACCGGTCGCCGACGCCCCTTCATCGTCGCCGGTGCGCTGACGGGAGCCGTCGGGTACGCCGCCCTCGCCGCGGTCCCCGTCTTCGGGGCGATTCCCTTCGCGGGCGTCCTCCTCCTGCGGGTCTTTCAGGGCGCGATGACCATCGGCGCGTTCTCCCTGACGATGACCATGCTGATGGACCTCGAGGGCGGTCACGGTCGAAACATGGGGGCGGCCGGGATCGCCATCGGACTCGGCGCCGCCCTGGGCGCACCGGTCGGCGGACAGTTGACGGAACTCGCGCCGGTCGCGCCGCTGCTGGTCGCCGCCGCGTTGCTCGTCAGCGTCGGCGCGCTCGTCTCGTTCGTCGGGGAGCGCGCGCCCGACGAACGCCGGACGGCTCGAGCCCTCGTCGAGGGCGTCCGTCGACGACCCACGCTGTCGATTCCGTACGCGTTCGGGTTCGTGGATCGGCTCACGGCCGGCTTTTTCGCGCTCGTCGGGACCCTCTACTTTCAGGAGGCGTTCGGGCTCGAGGCCGGGACGACGGGCCTCATGCTGGCGTGCTTTTTCGCTCCGTTCGCCCTGTTACAGTATCCGATGGGGGCGCTCTCGGATCGAATCGGCCGCACGGTTCCGATCGTCGTCGGGTCGGTCTGTTACGGTGCGGGCATTCTCGCCGTCGGGGCCGCTCCGTCGGTCGCGACCGCTGCGCTGGCGATGGTTGGCGTCGGCGTTCTCGGCGCGCTGGTCGCCCCGGCCACGATGGCGTTAGTTTCCGACCTCGCCGAGGACCGCGAGCGCGGGCTCGCCATGGCCGGCTTCAACATCGCCGGCAGCCTCGGCTTCATCGGCGGCTTCCTCCTCGGCGGAACCGTCGCCGGCAGGTACGGGTACGAACTGGCCTTCCTCGTCGTCGGCGGCCTCGAGATCGCGATCGCAGTCGTCACCGTGCCCGTGTTCCTGCGACTGTCGCTAGGGGGACCAGACCGGTTACAGACGGGCGACGGCGGCGATGTGTGA
- a CDS encoding DUF6517 family protein has product MTVTRRQLLAAGATAGTATVAGCTGFLRDSLSSTAATVPGAALEDTGYSEHTVDEVVIERTVGRFGIDRSVEVRNWYAEYDRSIALDALGLTRVQAAVVAAFTTPQVSFLGKTFNPVGNYSTDDLVELIQDRYDRLEDVQYVDEEPISILGTETALVRYEARARLLSAETTLDVYLQLSEPVAHENDFVIGVAAYPQVRGIETESDAVRSLLESLEHG; this is encoded by the coding sequence ATGACAGTCACGCGTCGACAGCTCCTCGCCGCGGGAGCGACTGCCGGGACGGCGACCGTCGCCGGCTGCACCGGATTCCTACGAGATTCACTTTCGTCGACGGCGGCGACCGTCCCCGGAGCGGCACTCGAGGACACCGGCTACAGCGAACACACCGTCGACGAGGTCGTCATCGAGCGGACCGTCGGTCGGTTCGGGATCGATCGGTCCGTCGAGGTCCGAAACTGGTACGCCGAATACGATCGGTCGATAGCGCTCGATGCGCTCGGATTGACGCGCGTGCAAGCGGCGGTCGTCGCCGCCTTCACGACGCCACAGGTGTCGTTCCTCGGGAAGACGTTCAATCCCGTCGGGAACTACTCGACGGACGACCTCGTCGAACTGATCCAGGACCGGTACGACCGGCTCGAGGACGTCCAGTACGTCGACGAGGAACCGATTTCGATTCTGGGCACCGAAACGGCCCTCGTCCGGTACGAGGCGCGCGCCCGCCTGCTGTCCGCCGAAACCACGCTCGACGTCTACCTCCAACTGAGCGAGCCGGTCGCCCACGAGAACGACTTCGTGATCGGTGTCGCGGCCTATCCGCAGGTCCGGGGCATAGAGACCGAGTCCGACGCCGTCCGATCGCTACTCGAGTCGCTCGAACACGGGTGA